A genomic stretch from Flavobacterium humidisoli includes:
- a CDS encoding FAD-dependent oxidoreductase, with protein sequence MLLQNKQVAIVGGGMGGLVLARLLQLQNINVKVYERDLDSKVRIQGSPLDLHEDSGLIAMEKANLLDEFYKKIRPNASKARIVNQNFELKFDEHTIQKTIFQETSNANHDSLQDISKPRPEIDRSELRAILLHSLLPETIVWDSHFISMEKENNGWRLFFKNGKNIYADLVIGADGANSKIRSYLSTQKPIYSGITMIEGTIYNAQENAPKLFEFSKGGKVLALGNEQTIMYGTKGDGSLMFLLSSKIPENWIAENDLDFKNNQKIFDWFKEVYKDWSSDWHEFFKSKELHFIFRPQYYFPQNQSWETQENLIIIGDSAHRMPPFAGKGANLAMLDAFELADCLTNNLFSDRKIAISYFEKRMLKRATKALNDTLSNGEQLHSKNALERLLSIFNPSV encoded by the coding sequence ATGTTACTACAAAATAAACAGGTCGCCATTGTTGGTGGCGGAATGGGCGGTTTAGTTTTAGCCCGTCTTTTACAGTTGCAAAATATAAATGTAAAGGTTTACGAAAGAGACCTCGATTCAAAAGTTCGCATACAAGGTTCGCCTTTAGATTTACATGAAGATTCAGGGTTAATAGCCATGGAAAAGGCAAATTTACTAGATGAGTTTTACAAAAAGATTCGCCCAAATGCCAGTAAAGCCCGAATTGTAAATCAGAATTTTGAATTGAAATTTGACGAGCATACTATTCAAAAAACGATTTTTCAAGAAACCTCAAACGCAAACCATGATTCACTTCAGGATATCTCAAAACCACGTCCAGAAATAGATCGCTCAGAACTTCGAGCTATTTTATTGCATTCGCTTTTACCAGAAACTATTGTTTGGGACAGTCATTTCATTTCAATGGAAAAAGAAAATAATGGCTGGAGATTGTTCTTTAAAAATGGAAAAAACATCTATGCCGATTTGGTAATTGGCGCAGATGGAGCAAATTCTAAGATTCGTTCTTATCTAAGCACGCAAAAACCTATTTATTCTGGCATAACGATGATTGAAGGTACAATTTATAATGCCCAAGAAAATGCTCCCAAGCTTTTTGAATTTTCAAAAGGCGGAAAAGTGCTGGCTTTAGGAAATGAACAGACCATTATGTACGGCACAAAAGGAGATGGTTCTTTAATGTTTCTTCTTAGCAGTAAAATTCCTGAAAACTGGATTGCAGAAAATGATTTGGATTTTAAAAACAATCAGAAGATTTTTGATTGGTTTAAAGAGGTTTACAAAGATTGGAGCTCTGATTGGCATGAATTTTTTAAAAGTAAAGAATTGCACTTTATATTTCGCCCACAGTATTATTTTCCGCAAAACCAATCTTGGGAAACCCAAGAAAACCTGATAATTATTGGCGATTCAGCGCATAGAATGCCTCCTTTTGCAGGAAAAGGCGCTAATCTGGCTATGCTTGATGCTTTTGAATTGGCAGATTGTTTAACAAATAATCTATTTTCTGATAGGAAAATTGCTATTTCTTATTTTGAAAAAAGAATGCTAAAAAGAGCAACAAAAGCCTTGAATGACACTTTAAGCAACGGCGAACAACTGCATTCTAAAAATGCCCTAGAAAGATTACTTTCCATATTTAACCCGTCAGTTTAA
- a CDS encoding BamA/TamA family outer membrane protein — protein sequence MRHFLLLLFFTAFISPCSGQKITDSVPKKTKEKKIELRIMPYLSYNRNLDFMFGAIPMMMYRVNEADTISPKSLSGMSAIYTTNKSYALAFFNKWYLNEDKWRLKFFFFTGNQNSQFYVDDIDQPDFYDYGTKTTVLSIGGQRKIVGKFYGGLSYTYAHYNTVYEDNISPSSISHSNAVVFNLLYDTRDAVYYPTTGYKIRMDWSTYPKFLDNELASNRISFQANKYFPNREGKDVIAARFYGKFGLGNVAFEQQSTIGGTDIRGYSEGKYRGSGLMDIQGEYRYNFGKKMGLVGFFGIATIYGSDTPNFDWKMYPGGGVGYRYNPFKKSKFNVGLDGAVGKGDWGIYFRIGEAF from the coding sequence ATGAGGCATTTTCTACTTTTACTCTTTTTTACAGCTTTTATTTCTCCTTGTTCCGGTCAAAAAATTACCGATTCGGTTCCGAAAAAAACAAAAGAAAAGAAAATCGAACTGCGAATAATGCCTTATCTAAGCTATAATCGGAATCTTGATTTTATGTTTGGCGCAATTCCGATGATGATGTACAGAGTCAATGAAGCCGATACGATCTCACCTAAATCATTATCTGGAATGTCGGCCATTTATACCACAAATAAATCGTACGCTTTGGCCTTTTTTAATAAATGGTATTTAAATGAAGACAAATGGCGTTTGAAATTTTTCTTTTTTACCGGAAATCAGAATTCACAGTTTTATGTGGATGATATTGACCAGCCCGATTTTTACGATTATGGAACCAAAACAACTGTATTGAGCATTGGAGGCCAGCGTAAAATTGTTGGCAAGTTTTATGGCGGACTTTCTTATACTTATGCCCATTACAATACAGTTTATGAAGATAACATTTCTCCTTCTTCTATTTCTCACAGTAATGCAGTTGTCTTTAATTTATTGTACGATACGAGAGATGCCGTTTACTATCCGACAACTGGTTACAAAATTAGAATGGACTGGTCTACTTATCCTAAATTTTTAGACAACGAATTAGCATCGAATCGAATTTCTTTTCAGGCCAACAAATATTTTCCCAATCGCGAAGGCAAAGATGTTATCGCTGCACGTTTTTATGGAAAGTTCGGACTGGGAAATGTCGCTTTTGAACAGCAGAGTACTATTGGCGGAACAGATATTCGCGGTTATTCTGAAGGAAAATACAGAGGTTCAGGGTTAATGGACATTCAAGGAGAATACCGATATAACTTTGGAAAGAAAATGGGATTGGTCGGCTTTTTTGGTATCGCAACCATTTACGGTTCTGATACTCCAAACTTTGACTGGAAAATGTATCCTGGAGGCGGCGTTGGTTACCGATACAATCCTTTCAAAAAATCAAAATTCAATGTCGGTCTGGACGGCGCAGTCGGTAAAGGAGACTGGGGAATTTATTTTAGAATTGGCGAAGCATTTTAA
- a CDS encoding Crp/Fnr family transcriptional regulator has translation MKADLRAHIEKIIPLTDEEFDFVISHFSTKKFKKHQFLIQKDEPVHYSYFIITGLVKLVFTDESGKEHIVSFAMEDWWESDFYAYYTQTKATMSLECLEDTEVLCCTLEDYKKLCDGLQKMERFFLEKATFGFLGSQRRIISWLTSNSKERYEQLLKQYPTLFQRVSKSQIASYLGVSRETLSRLSS, from the coding sequence ATGAAAGCTGATTTAAGAGCACATATCGAAAAAATTATCCCTTTAACTGACGAGGAATTTGATTTTGTTATCTCTCATTTCAGTACCAAAAAATTCAAAAAACATCAATTTCTTATCCAGAAAGACGAACCTGTACACTATTCTTATTTTATAATTACAGGTCTTGTAAAATTGGTTTTTACTGATGAGTCAGGAAAAGAACATATTGTTTCTTTTGCTATGGAAGACTGGTGGGAAAGTGATTTTTATGCTTATTACACGCAAACCAAGGCAACTATGTCTTTGGAATGTCTTGAAGATACGGAAGTACTTTGCTGCACACTCGAAGATTATAAAAAACTATGCGACGGTTTACAAAAAATGGAACGTTTTTTTCTGGAGAAAGCTACTTTTGGCTTTTTAGGTTCACAACGCCGCATTATTTCCTGGCTTACTTCAAACTCAAAAGAACGATACGAACAGCTTTTAAAACAATATCCAACACTTTTTCAACGCGTATCTAAAAGTCAAATTGCTTCTTATTTAGGAGTATCTCGTGAAACACTGAGCCGGCTTTCTTCCTGA
- a CDS encoding YncE family protein has translation MKKSILKIVFSLSIAVFLVSCREDETIFLSSDVSVAAPRSDGNIEGFYLLNEGNMGMNRASLDVFNYRTGNYTTDVYSERNPSVVKELGDVGNDIKIYGNKVYAVINCSNKVEVLEKWTAKRIKKIDIPNCRYVAFYKGKAYVSSYSGPVAINPNAEIGFVAEIDTTSLEIKRKVTVGYQPEQMVVHNGKLYVANSGGYRVPNYDRTVSVIDLETFTEIKKIDVGINLYSMQIDSRGDIYVSSRGDYYNTPSNLFIIDTQTDEKKMQLDIPVSGTCLVNDLLYYYSVSWSYLTGTNKVSYGILDTKTKKVITNQIITDGTDKQIMIPYGLQVNPETKEIYITDAQNYVVTGYIYCFTPDGKLKWKTTAGNIPAHIAFITKN, from the coding sequence ATGAAAAAGAGCATTTTAAAAATAGTATTCAGTTTAAGTATTGCCGTTTTTTTAGTTTCCTGCAGAGAAGACGAAACCATATTTCTTTCTTCGGATGTGAGTGTTGCTGCGCCAAGAAGCGATGGCAATATTGAAGGCTTTTATCTTCTAAACGAAGGAAATATGGGAATGAACCGTGCGAGTTTGGATGTTTTTAACTACAGAACAGGAAATTACACTACAGATGTATATTCAGAACGAAATCCTTCGGTTGTAAAAGAATTGGGAGATGTTGGAAATGACATTAAAATCTACGGAAATAAAGTTTATGCGGTCATTAATTGTTCTAACAAAGTGGAAGTTTTAGAAAAATGGACGGCAAAACGCATCAAAAAAATAGACATTCCAAATTGCCGTTATGTTGCTTTTTATAAGGGCAAAGCGTATGTGAGTTCGTACTCTGGGCCTGTTGCCATAAATCCGAATGCCGAAATTGGTTTTGTGGCTGAAATTGACACCACTTCATTAGAAATAAAAAGAAAAGTAACGGTTGGTTATCAGCCCGAACAAATGGTCGTTCATAACGGAAAATTGTATGTGGCCAATTCTGGCGGTTATAGAGTTCCAAATTATGACAGAACGGTTTCTGTAATTGATCTGGAAACGTTTACAGAGATTAAAAAAATCGATGTTGGAATCAATTTATACAGCATGCAGATTGACAGTCGCGGCGATATTTATGTGAGTTCGCGAGGCGATTATTACAACACACCGTCCAATCTTTTTATTATTGATACGCAGACAGATGAAAAGAAAATGCAACTCGATATCCCGGTTTCTGGAACTTGTCTCGTTAACGATTTATTGTATTACTATAGTGTTTCTTGGAGTTATCTAACGGGAACAAATAAAGTGAGTTACGGAATTTTAGATACCAAAACTAAAAAAGTAATTACAAACCAAATTATTACAGACGGAACCGACAAGCAAATCATGATTCCGTATGGTCTTCAAGTCAATCCAGAAACCAAAGAAATCTACATTACCGACGCTCAAAACTATGTAGTAACGGGTTATATCTACTGTTTTACGCCCGATGGAAAATTAAAATGGAAAACAACCGCTGGAAATATTCCCGCTCATATTGCTTTTATAACTAAAAATTAA
- a CDS encoding winged helix-turn-helix transcriptional regulator, with protein MLKQLDHDPKKCTQHIMAVHDAMYILNGRWKISIIASLCFNTLRFTDLLREVEGISGKMLSRELKNLEENQLVTRTVLNTQPITVEYQLTEYGHTLKEVIDSLAKWGHNHRKKITGKE; from the coding sequence ATGCTAAAACAACTAGACCACGATCCTAAAAAATGCACGCAGCACATTATGGCGGTGCATGATGCTATGTATATCTTAAACGGAAGATGGAAAATTTCTATAATTGCATCACTGTGCTTTAATACCTTAAGATTTACCGATTTATTGCGGGAAGTAGAAGGTATTTCGGGAAAAATGTTAAGCAGAGAATTAAAAAACCTGGAGGAAAATCAATTGGTTACAAGAACCGTTTTGAATACCCAGCCCATAACAGTTGAATATCAGTTAACAGAATATGGGCATACTTTAAAAGAGGTAATTGATTCTTTGGCAAAATGGGGGCATAATCACAGAAAAAAGATTACAGGTAAAGAATAA
- a CDS encoding helix-turn-helix domain-containing protein, with protein sequence MFNDLIYKSIKPNKNLSDFVDSFWCMQNKSDQKLETIGLPDGRIDLSLIKTAETSFQIRLLGLGTQQYEKGEIPASSQTFVISFKLPAVEYVFHESIVEILNSGKLLENHFWDFNENDLDDFELFCEKASSKIESLLVKEIDNRKQKLFRLIYETNGNLTVKELSEQSNWSSRQINRYFNQYFGISLKAYCSILRFRASLEHIAKGKLFPEENFTDQTHFIKEIKKISGSLPKELFQNKNDRFILLSALSSK encoded by the coding sequence ATGTTCAACGATTTAATATACAAGTCCATTAAACCCAACAAAAACCTTTCAGATTTTGTGGATAGCTTTTGGTGTATGCAAAATAAATCGGATCAAAAATTGGAAACTATCGGTCTTCCTGATGGACGAATTGATTTGTCTTTGATAAAGACCGCTGAAACCTCTTTTCAAATTAGACTTTTAGGCTTAGGAACTCAGCAATACGAAAAAGGAGAAATTCCTGCAAGCAGCCAAACATTTGTAATTAGCTTTAAACTCCCTGCTGTTGAGTATGTTTTTCACGAAAGCATTGTTGAAATTTTGAACTCAGGAAAACTGCTCGAAAACCATTTTTGGGATTTTAATGAAAATGATTTAGATGATTTTGAATTGTTTTGCGAAAAAGCTTCTTCAAAAATCGAGTCTTTATTAGTAAAGGAAATAGACAATCGAAAACAAAAACTATTCAGACTCATTTATGAAACCAACGGAAATCTGACAGTAAAAGAATTATCGGAACAATCTAATTGGAGCAGCCGTCAAATTAATCGCTATTTTAATCAATATTTTGGTATTTCGTTAAAGGCCTATTGTTCCATTCTTCGTTTTCGTGCTTCATTAGAACATATTGCTAAAGGGAAACTTTTTCCAGAAGAAAATTTTACAGATCAGACACATTTTATTAAAGAAATCAAGAAAATTTCGGGTTCGCTGCCAAAAGAGCTTTTTCAAAACAAAAACGACCGATTTATACTATTATCTGCTCTTTCCTCTAAATAA
- a CDS encoding GNAT family N-acetyltransferase yields the protein MQIQPIQNKYENEIVDLILHIQQKEFNVPVTLEDQPDLLDIENFYYKPGGIFLGAFIDEKLVGTIALVKFNSEAGAIRKMFVKKEYRGKEFQIAQQLLEQLIAYSKEKGIKDLYLGTVSLLQAALRFYEKNNFVTIEKEALPTDFPLMKPDNVFCHLKLNQ from the coding sequence ATGCAAATTCAGCCTATACAAAATAAGTACGAAAATGAAATCGTAGATTTGATTTTACACATTCAGCAAAAAGAATTTAATGTTCCTGTCACTTTAGAAGATCAGCCTGATTTATTGGACATTGAGAACTTTTACTATAAACCAGGCGGGATTTTTCTGGGTGCTTTTATAGACGAGAAATTGGTTGGCACAATTGCTTTGGTAAAATTCAATTCTGAAGCTGGAGCCATCAGAAAAATGTTCGTGAAGAAAGAATATAGAGGTAAAGAATTCCAAATCGCTCAACAATTATTAGAGCAACTAATTGCGTACAGCAAAGAAAAAGGAATTAAAGACTTATATTTAGGAACGGTTTCTTTATTGCAGGCGGCTTTGCGTTTTTACGAAAAGAATAATTTTGTAACGATCGAAAAAGAAGCGCTTCCAACTGATTTTCCTTTAATGAAACCCGATAATGTTTTTTGTCATTTAAAACTAAATCAATAA
- a CDS encoding MarR family winged helix-turn-helix transcriptional regulator has product MNIIDEIGILAISTRLQRLSEQLRKDGALIYKSFDIDFEPKWFPVIYTLHIKEMLSVVEIANEIGYSHPSTISLLKELEKQKLISSKKDKLDERKRLIVLTPKGKELVVKMQPVWTVMKNALNEITDNQNNLLRAIEETEQKLATQGFFQRISELKS; this is encoded by the coding sequence ATGAATATAATTGACGAGATTGGAATATTGGCCATATCAACGCGGTTGCAGCGTCTGAGCGAACAGTTGCGCAAAGACGGTGCCTTAATTTATAAGTCTTTCGATATTGATTTTGAACCGAAATGGTTTCCTGTAATTTATACGCTGCACATTAAAGAAATGCTTAGTGTTGTAGAAATTGCCAACGAAATTGGCTATAGCCATCCGTCAACTATAAGTTTATTAAAGGAATTAGAAAAACAAAAACTTATCAGTTCTAAAAAAGACAAATTAGACGAACGCAAGAGATTAATTGTGCTTACACCCAAAGGAAAAGAACTGGTCGTAAAAATGCAACCTGTTTGGACAGTGATGAAAAATGCTTTAAACGAAATCACCGATAATCAGAATAATCTTTTGAGAGCTATTGAAGAAACGGAGCAAAAACTGGCTACACAAGGATTTTTTCAGAGAATTTCAGAACTCAAAAGCTGA
- a CDS encoding RidA family protein: MEKRVINPWKWQDKRSYAQAVEIKNPEGTLYVSGQTAISAEGISSNENMESQIIQTLKNLEQVITEAGYECNGIVRLNIYTTSTAELWPHFNILQDWINKHNITQATTLLEVKSLFETLKVELEATVVK, translated from the coding sequence ATGGAAAAAAGAGTTATAAATCCTTGGAAATGGCAAGATAAACGTAGCTATGCGCAGGCAGTTGAAATAAAAAATCCAGAAGGAACATTATACGTATCTGGACAAACGGCTATAAGTGCAGAGGGAATTTCAAGCAATGAGAACATGGAGTCTCAAATTATTCAAACCTTAAAAAATCTAGAACAAGTTATAACAGAAGCAGGATATGAATGTAACGGAATCGTGCGTTTAAATATTTATACGACTTCTACAGCCGAACTCTGGCCTCATTTTAACATTTTACAAGACTGGATCAATAAACATAATATTACTCAGGCTACGACATTGCTGGAAGTAAAAAGCCTTTTCGAAACCTTAAAAGTAGAATTGGAAGCAACAGTTGTAAAATAA
- a CDS encoding YybH family protein: MNRLSFIFFLFASVGFAQENSTNSSIKKQIEDYNVSFAIAFTKGNQDDLAKAYTDQTLFMPEHSRQRVGRKAIRDFYKQWLKQAKVTSYQKTILELQDFGNYVLEIGTFKEDLNLNEQKAFSYIGKYSVLWKKPSKKSVPPTIAAEIWGSSSYFDDKNIPDINDIEIPKTKKYMPTDKLTLEVKERNKAIKEMVQNRQGAEHAKMFMPDAMYLTYYTPILSGEKEITDYFTAHEKPGTLHIEQISIETSNIIYAQKAIVEFGFYSVDWRDGENSGNVKGKSINVWKKGSNGELLLFRQIVNHD, translated from the coding sequence ATGAACAGGTTAAGTTTTATCTTTTTCCTTTTTGCATCCGTTGGTTTTGCTCAGGAAAACAGCACAAATTCGAGTATTAAAAAGCAGATTGAAGATTATAATGTCTCGTTTGCAATTGCTTTTACAAAAGGAAATCAAGACGATTTAGCAAAAGCTTATACAGATCAAACCCTATTTATGCCCGAGCATAGCAGACAGCGAGTGGGCAGAAAAGCGATTAGGGACTTTTACAAACAATGGTTGAAACAGGCAAAAGTTACTTCATATCAAAAAACAATTTTAGAGTTACAGGATTTTGGAAACTATGTTTTAGAAATTGGAACTTTTAAGGAAGATTTAAATCTAAATGAGCAGAAAGCGTTTTCTTATATTGGAAAATATTCCGTTTTATGGAAAAAGCCTTCAAAAAAAAGTGTCCCTCCAACAATTGCTGCAGAAATCTGGGGTTCTTCAAGTTATTTTGATGATAAAAATATTCCAGATATAAACGATATTGAAATTCCAAAGACTAAAAAATATATGCCGACTGACAAATTAACTTTGGAGGTAAAAGAAAGAAATAAAGCCATTAAAGAGATGGTTCAGAATAGGCAAGGAGCAGAGCATGCCAAAATGTTTATGCCAGATGCGATGTATTTAACATATTATACTCCGATTCTTTCGGGTGAAAAAGAAATTACGGATTATTTTACAGCGCATGAAAAACCTGGCACACTACATATCGAACAAATTTCGATTGAAACTTCAAATATTATTTATGCACAAAAAGCCATTGTAGAATTTGGTTTCTACAGCGTTGATTGGCGCGATGGAGAAAACAGTGGTAATGTAAAAGGAAAAAGCATAAATGTCTGGAAAAAAGGCAGTAATGGAGAGTTGCTGCTTTTTCGCCAAATAGTAAATCATGATTAA
- a CDS encoding nitroreductase family protein: protein MALIDALKWRYATKKMNGQAVPQEKVDYILEAAKLAPSSSGLQPYKIFVITNKELKDKLRAVSFDQSQVTDASHVLVWAAWDGYSLEKISAVFDRTIAERGIPADAMDEYKQRLWGMYEPLGQEWHANHAAKQAYISFGVAIAAAAEQQVDATPMEGFIPAEVDSLLGLNELGLKSVLVLPLGYRDHENDWLVNMKKVRTPQEDFITEIK from the coding sequence ATGGCCTTAATAGATGCACTAAAGTGGCGTTATGCTACAAAAAAAATGAACGGACAAGCTGTTCCGCAAGAAAAAGTAGATTATATTCTTGAAGCTGCAAAGCTTGCTCCATCTTCTTCTGGATTACAGCCTTACAAGATTTTTGTGATCACAAACAAAGAATTAAAAGACAAACTTAGAGCGGTAAGTTTTGACCAAAGCCAAGTTACAGATGCTTCTCACGTTTTGGTATGGGCTGCTTGGGACGGTTATAGTTTAGAAAAAATTTCTGCTGTTTTTGACAGAACAATTGCAGAAAGAGGAATTCCTGCTGATGCAATGGATGAATACAAACAAAGACTTTGGGGAATGTACGAGCCACTTGGACAAGAATGGCACGCTAACCACGCCGCCAAACAAGCTTACATTTCGTTTGGTGTAGCAATCGCTGCAGCTGCAGAACAGCAAGTAGATGCAACTCCAATGGAAGGTTTTATTCCTGCTGAAGTTGACAGCCTTTTAGGTCTAAACGAACTTGGACTAAAGAGTGTTTTAGTTTTACCTCTAGGATATAGAGATCATGAAAATGATTGGTTGGTAAACATGAAAAAAGTAAGAACTCCACAAGAAGATTTTATAACAGAAATCAAGTAA
- a CDS encoding TonB-dependent receptor: MYNLKKTLFSIFLVLVPFLLHSQAVTDSSRVLKEVVLKGKPYQEVIPVQSLLGVLLENLATHNVADALRYFAGTQIKDYGGVGGLKTVDVRNMGTHHVGVFYDGIQLGNAQNGVTNLGKYSLDDMESLTMYNGQKSEIFQSAKDFASASAIYLRTKRPAFSGNKKTNLLVRYKTMSIDYHDPSFRWEQKLSDKVSLSVSSEYIKSNGQYKFRYKRKNQDGSIAYDTTATRWNSDIEAFRFESGLFGKINKGTWDAKVYYYDSERGAPGAIVENKFRDGFRQFDKNFFSQASLMKDVSEKYKFQLKGKFAYDYTHYIARDTTNVLGETVTEGVQSNDSYYQQEAYFSAVNMYSILPTWDVSLSTDFQYNKLNATRRGIQTQFSFPHRYTALVSLATSYRYEGFKILGNVLATRVIEEVKYNAKAPNKTEFTPAIFLGYTPFKKYDFNLRAFAKRIFRMPTFNDLYYTMIGSSTLRPEYMNQYDVGFTYNFPVRESFFDKFSFQADAYYTNTKDKIIAAPTGNLFRWMMTNIGQVKGKGIETVLNMVTHIEKVNLTANLTYTYSQSQDFTKFVGLEMSSYGDQIPYTPWHSGSGILNAGYESWNFNYSFIYVGKRYNGNVNNIKVNEVQPWYTHDLAVQKSFTFKNYKLNGTIEVNNAFNQQYEVIYNYPMPGRTFKFIISFEL; the protein is encoded by the coding sequence ATGTATAATTTGAAGAAAACTTTATTTTCTATTTTTTTAGTACTTGTTCCTTTTTTGCTTCATTCTCAAGCAGTGACTGATAGTTCACGGGTTTTAAAAGAAGTGGTTTTAAAAGGAAAACCATATCAGGAAGTGATTCCCGTACAAAGTCTTTTGGGCGTTCTGCTCGAGAATTTGGCGACTCACAATGTCGCAGATGCGCTTCGTTATTTTGCAGGAACCCAAATTAAAGATTATGGCGGAGTTGGCGGACTTAAAACGGTTGACGTTCGTAATATGGGAACGCATCATGTTGGTGTTTTTTACGACGGAATTCAGCTTGGAAATGCGCAAAATGGCGTAACCAATCTAGGAAAATATTCGCTTGACGACATGGAATCTTTGACGATGTATAACGGTCAGAAAAGTGAAATTTTTCAGTCGGCTAAAGATTTTGCTTCTGCTTCTGCGATTTATTTGCGAACCAAACGACCTGCTTTTTCGGGCAATAAGAAAACAAATCTTCTGGTTCGTTACAAAACAATGTCTATTGATTATCATGATCCTTCTTTTAGATGGGAACAAAAACTGAGCGATAAAGTCAGCTTGAGTGTAAGCTCAGAATACATCAAATCAAACGGGCAGTATAAATTTAGGTATAAAAGAAAAAATCAAGACGGTAGCATTGCATACGATACCACAGCAACGCGATGGAACAGCGATATTGAAGCCTTTCGATTTGAATCGGGTTTGTTCGGAAAAATAAATAAAGGAACTTGGGACGCCAAAGTGTATTATTACGATTCTGAAAGAGGCGCTCCTGGTGCCATTGTAGAAAATAAGTTTCGAGATGGTTTTCGTCAATTTGACAAGAATTTTTTCTCTCAAGCTTCCTTAATGAAAGACGTTTCTGAAAAGTATAAATTTCAGCTAAAAGGCAAATTTGCTTATGATTACACCCATTATATTGCACGAGATACTACCAATGTTTTAGGAGAAACGGTAACGGAAGGCGTGCAATCTAATGATAGCTATTATCAGCAAGAAGCCTATTTTTCTGCGGTCAATATGTACAGCATTTTACCCACTTGGGATGTTTCGCTATCAACCGATTTTCAATACAATAAGCTAAATGCAACTAGAAGAGGCATTCAGACACAATTTTCTTTTCCGCACCGTTATACTGCACTAGTTTCTCTTGCGACTTCTTATCGATATGAAGGTTTTAAAATTTTAGGAAATGTACTCGCAACTCGCGTTATCGAAGAAGTGAAGTACAATGCCAAAGCACCCAACAAAACCGAATTTACTCCCGCTATATTTCTAGGTTATACGCCGTTTAAGAAATACGATTTCAATTTAAGAGCTTTCGCTAAACGAATTTTCAGAATGCCAACTTTCAATGATCTGTATTATACAATGATAGGTTCGAGCACTTTGAGGCCAGAATATATGAATCAGTACGATGTTGGTTTTACGTATAATTTCCCCGTAAGGGAAAGCTTTTTTGATAAATTTTCTTTTCAGGCAGATGCTTATTATACCAATACAAAAGATAAAATTATTGCTGCTCCAACAGGAAATCTGTTCCGTTGGATGATGACCAATATCGGGCAGGTAAAAGGAAAAGGAATCGAAACGGTGCTGAATATGGTAACTCATATTGAGAAAGTAAATCTAACTGCAAACTTGACTTATACGTATTCTCAAAGTCAGGATTTTACAAAGTTTGTTGGTTTAGAGATGTCTTCTTATGGAGATCAAATTCCGTATACGCCTTGGCACAGCGGATCTGGAATTTTGAATGCTGGTTATGAATCTTGGAATTTTAATTACAGTTTTATTTATGTCGGAAAACGCTACAACGGAAATGTCAATAACATTAAAGTAAATGAAGTTCAGCCTTGGTATACACACGATTTGGCGGTTCAAAAATCTTTCACATTCAAGAATTACAAATTGAACGGAACGATAGAAGTCAACAATGCTTTCAACCAGCAGTATGAAGTGATTTACAATTATCCGATGCCAGGAAGAACATTCAAGTTTATAATCAGTTTTGAGTTATGA